A window from Streptomyces subrutilus encodes these proteins:
- a CDS encoding nucleoside 2-deoxyribosyltransferase domain-containing protein, producing MAREPIPARPSVFPAGPTPDKSNPVPSWRPQALRVLAEQWTGPQTLTVLSPESSNGDRADRYETQVHWETEARATATATATAILFWIPRDLKTPPSMITNVEFGLDVGTGRAVLGCLPTAPTPSATAT from the coding sequence ATGGCCCGCGAGCCCATCCCGGCCAGGCCGTCCGTCTTCCCCGCCGGACCCACCCCGGACAAGAGCAACCCCGTCCCGTCTTGGAGGCCCCAGGCCCTGCGGGTGCTCGCCGAGCAGTGGACCGGCCCCCAGACGCTGACCGTCCTGAGCCCCGAATCCAGCAACGGCGACCGCGCAGACCGCTACGAGACCCAGGTCCACTGGGAGACCGAAGCCCGCGCCACGGCCACGGCCACGGCCACGGCGATCCTCTTCTGGATCCCCCGCGACCTCAAGACGCCGCCGTCCATGATCACCAACGTCGAGTTCGGCCTCGACGTCGGCACGGGCCGGGCCGTGCTGGGCTGCTTACCGACTGCCCCGACCCCGAGCGCAACCGCTACCTGA
- a CDS encoding phage tail sheath family protein yields MTASVRYPGVYIEETFSLSLSVQSGQTAVTAFVGDFAGVPVGGVRVNSWLDFATLADGDGNGDVRKALGPVLKSYFQNGGGHCYLISSAASGLAEALEAVTALGDVTILVAPGLWDQGAQVAGEWARALAGWAAQNKAMAVLHTARDHSPEQAGEAIDAWGLGEEVRPYAAVYFPWLRQSGDDEPVVPSGAVAGAWAAVDRERGVWKAPANIALRGVDGPLHQAGDADQAAHRNLNFIRTFPEAGVLIWGARTLSDTGEWRYVPIRRLFNAVEDDIKRAMRFTVFEPNSAPTWERVRSALDSYLHGLWQQGGLVGQTPQEAYFVQVGRGITMSEGDVAEGRLIVKAGLAAVRPAEFVILQFTQEMSQA; encoded by the coding sequence ATGACAGCTTCCGTCAGGTATCCGGGCGTCTACATCGAGGAGACGTTCAGTCTCAGCCTGTCCGTCCAATCGGGGCAGACCGCGGTGACGGCATTCGTCGGCGACTTCGCCGGCGTGCCCGTGGGCGGGGTGCGGGTGAACAGCTGGCTGGACTTCGCCACCCTGGCCGATGGAGACGGCAACGGGGACGTCCGCAAGGCTCTGGGCCCGGTCCTCAAGAGCTACTTCCAGAACGGCGGCGGACACTGCTATCTGATCAGCTCCGCCGCATCCGGCCTCGCCGAGGCCTTGGAGGCGGTGACTGCGCTGGGGGACGTGACGATCCTGGTCGCTCCCGGCCTGTGGGACCAGGGCGCGCAGGTGGCAGGTGAGTGGGCCCGCGCGCTCGCCGGTTGGGCCGCCCAGAACAAGGCGATGGCCGTCCTGCACACCGCCCGCGACCACTCCCCCGAGCAAGCCGGTGAGGCGATCGACGCGTGGGGCTTGGGCGAGGAGGTCAGGCCGTACGCGGCGGTGTACTTCCCCTGGCTTCGGCAGAGCGGGGACGACGAGCCGGTCGTGCCCAGCGGTGCCGTCGCCGGCGCCTGGGCCGCGGTCGACCGTGAGCGCGGCGTGTGGAAGGCCCCCGCCAACATTGCCCTGCGCGGTGTCGACGGCCCGCTCCATCAGGCCGGCGACGCCGACCAGGCTGCCCACCGCAACCTCAACTTCATCCGCACCTTCCCCGAGGCGGGCGTGCTGATCTGGGGTGCACGCACTCTCTCCGACACCGGCGAGTGGCGCTACGTTCCCATCCGTCGCCTCTTCAACGCGGTCGAGGACGACATCAAGCGGGCGATGCGCTTCACCGTGTTCGAGCCGAACAGCGCGCCCACCTGGGAGCGGGTGCGTTCCGCACTGGACAGCTACCTGCACGGTCTGTGGCAGCAGGGCGGCCTCGTGGGCCAGACCCCGCAGGAGGCGTACTTCGTGCAGGTCGGCAGGGGCATCACGATGTCGGAGGGCGATGTCGCGGAGGGCCGACTCATCGTCAAGGCCGGCCTCGCTGCCGTGCGGCCGGCCGAATTCGTCATCCTGCAGTTCACCCAGGAGATGAGCCAGGCCTGA
- a CDS encoding carboxylesterase family protein produces MPTAGFEVVETARGGVAGVVRGGTVCFRGIPYAASPVRELRFAPPRPHRGWAGVRDGATAGPSVPQATSRLERVQGVRVPDRAEDGSLSVNVFAPRGAIGERAARAELVWWHGGGFTSGSGGWDGYDGGRLAALGDIAVVSATYRLEPWGYLYLPEAGVANLGFQDQVALLRWAGRTSPRSAATPTGSRWAGSPPARSRR; encoded by the coding sequence ATGCCGACAGCGGGGTTCGAGGTCGTGGAGACGGCGCGCGGGGGTGTCGCGGGGGTGGTCCGGGGTGGGACGGTGTGCTTCCGAGGTATCCCGTACGCGGCGTCGCCGGTGCGCGAGCTGCGCTTCGCGCCGCCGCGGCCGCACCGGGGCTGGGCCGGGGTGCGGGACGGGGCGACGGCCGGGCCGTCGGTGCCGCAGGCCACCTCGCGCCTGGAGCGGGTGCAGGGCGTGCGGGTGCCCGACCGGGCCGAGGACGGGAGCCTGAGCGTGAACGTGTTCGCGCCGCGCGGGGCGATCGGTGAGCGCGCGGCGCGCGCGGAGCTGGTGTGGTGGCACGGAGGGGGCTTCACCAGCGGCAGCGGCGGCTGGGACGGGTATGACGGGGGCCGGCTGGCCGCGCTGGGCGACATCGCGGTGGTGAGCGCCACCTACCGGCTGGAGCCGTGGGGTTACCTGTACCTGCCCGAGGCCGGCGTGGCCAACCTCGGCTTTCAGGATCAGGTCGCGCTGCTTCGTTGGGCGGGGAGAACATCGCCGCGTTCGGCGGCGACCCCGACCGGGTCACGGTGGGCGGGCAGTCCGCCGGCGCGTAGTCGTCGCTGA
- a CDS encoding SpvB/TcaC N-terminal domain-containing protein, translated as MTVLAAARLRAKNLLVILILVVPALGLVQPGWGTTAGARAGADSAVRSPEHPEGTSFNPNQIKDVKAADPGSRVNLVEAPSANSSGDARLSYALEVPKGRADLEPKLAVTYNSSGANGWLGVGWDLATPMVTVDTRWGVPRYDAGLETETYLLGGEQLTPVAHRSALRTRTAEKVFHTRVEGRFERIVRHGDSPTNYWWEVTDKQGVRTVFGGTADSTLIDGAGRVATWAAREIRDGNDNIMRYRYAKVADGGTAGAAVPGSDLYPQKITYTGRGDTDGRYSVTFIRDRERGEPRRPDVRIDARYGFKKVTADLLRRVEVKLDDQLIRAYELNYRTGAFSKTLLQSVSQFGEENQLFNTHTFDYFDDVRDQSGNYNAFADAKGWAVPDDDLGVNIREGEASAISANTSAGFGAHLFAGYNVQGLPAKEGSVGLKVGFSAGQSDGLSTLTDVNGDNLPDKVFRKNNDVFYRPNLATPGGEPKFGDTPIKLTDLPGISTERTLSGTIGVESYVLTTSAQLDFVGTTTTSDRFFSDVNGDGIADLVNNGGVLFGYLDAHGQPAYSADSTRTPAPIGGGSVTGEIVGDQTAQFNQQVDNSPLLDSVRRWVAPFDGNVRVDGRVQLTQDPSPARAAYTKADGVRVTIQHKDTELWAQRIGPDDHSEFAPGNVASVPVKKGDALYFRTQSVLDGKYDTVAWDPAITYTNLPAGTDANGLANTVFRASTDFTFGGRPSLVTVPVNGTLRLTGDVVKSKTTSDDVTVVIEKGNGVHAPAEVFRKVLPAASTGTTAIDLNIPVSMFEKMSWKLKTDSPIDASAVSWAPKAYYTAAQGVESVVDAAGDPTMVITPPYDQTMYPADTLTAPQQSYKATKTGQLKVRPKVSLNFSLLGDSKIALTVKKRGGQLLGKRIFQAKDTFFGGPNLDLTVPVTSGDELYIDYSTTETALLATLVEQSASVTYDVTSSWPAFTPAPSAMHGSVGQGAFAQPYRGWGVIGYQGNRDRATQPLKQAELTLDQSFKDALPKEPKETDVPGFTANPRLTMPRLAVFAPVPAKGGWAAQDDSSWITAAMATSSRLGADTIDIVTDADVAGDRTAMRRGVTGQVSATLAAGPFGGTVVGGITAGSVDYLDLNGDGYPDVVGAKEIQFTDMTGALGATRGTLGGNVREADNVSGNVSLSAGSETATIASALGMAAPDAGTSANTATTGSVQPSLGIGGSLGGGESDARVDLIDINGDGLPDKVFAGGDAQLNLGYSFAAREPWSAGPINDASTRNVGVNLGFNVDRYGFAGGVSAELGTSLTNASMIDVNGDGLTDRVFTDGANPIKVSVNTGTGFTAPTPFRGSFPEIAVDKNASLGAGVYFTVGLPTPVGVFVFNPGASVSTGISRAETTLRDVNGDGLADHVKSTRDNEMLVATNTTGRTNLLRAVSRPMGARIALDYARTGNSQAMPESRWVLSRTTVFDGQTGDGADDQLTTYRYENGTYDRLEREFRGFGTVVSEVRDPGAGDALYRSVSDEYRTDSVYTKGLLARTLISDGAGRPFTETVNSYQLHDIATGTTADPAGTTASVFPRLTRVDKKFHEGARAPAKTTHTVMAYDDYGNLTGSFDAGDDGVEDDVQTEFEYTASDQACRDRNLVGLARAVSQRATATDTPLRHREASVDCATGALRQIREYATPTDIAVTDLAYHPDGNLRSVTRPANKSGQRYKLEYGYDTVVGVHVESVVDSFGYRSASTHNLKYGLPERSTDQNDQPLSMTYDGFGRPASVTGPYEAGSGKITIDFEYHPEAAVPYATTKNLDRDAGGVRADTIDTVTFSDGLKRALQTKKDASVAASPGTAPQQVMTVSGRLKFDFLGRTTETYYPVTEPKGAANTKLNAAFDTVAPTKVSFDVLDRPVRTVRPDGASTTNGYGFGLDRAGTTRFENTVTDANGKQRRIYTGVRDTTSAVKELSGSSAVWTSYANDPLGRVTAVTDDKDNVTRAAYDGLGRRTVFDNPDAGRTETRYDLAGNVTAKITANLRAAGRSIEYDYDYDRVKAVRYPSFPANNVTYSYGAPGAADNAASRITEVRDAAGTTTRGYGPLGELTRETRTITATGGAPRTYTTAWRYDTFNRVLQLTYPDGEVLTYGYDSGGQVTRATGVKAGSDYTYLERLDYDKFGQKTLQETGNGVRTTYAYNAEDRRLASLKSAAPSGTTFQDLDYTYDHVGNVTALANSAPRSALIGGPSSQTYGYDDLNRLTSASGQYTDKNNQVNKYTLALGYDSLHNMTSKSQRHEITGGVAAFPAGAQSPGPIEPIDDPANAAEVQDRTSYDYAYTYGGAKPHAPSRVGPITQAYDANGNLTATGNTAAADMHRQYVWDEENRLACNQDTTAATVEQGPAGCADATVSYVYDAAGERVVKNGESLALYPNQNYSERDGTGYKHVFIGESRLTTKTVAGGVENDRSFYHTDHLGSSGYVTDNTGAVTEHLEYFASGETWVEERTGQADTPYQYTGKELDSETGLSYHGARYYNPRTQLWASADPALPEYLDTKLAGGISEPRNLAAYTYAHNNPVKLVDPTGRAPEPFNEIAAFMAREMSVNSRSGPVQRMAELNRPQGVTRWVKPNWYADKAAAMAAWKEYVKTKGPWDHKEKIMGMNRGKENDSANIPGTVLWIRDDFWSNVHYGYVGTAAGFSPEVLLGAASAVDVKENQPVFSGDPTSIMFGIRLYQAYGEQGLTVENLTKEIVNHLSELQKAKLVEIGPRDK; from the coding sequence ATGACTGTCCTCGCGGCGGCTCGATTGCGTGCCAAGAACCTGCTGGTGATCTTGATCCTCGTAGTGCCGGCGCTGGGGTTGGTGCAGCCGGGCTGGGGCACGACGGCGGGAGCGCGGGCGGGTGCCGACTCCGCGGTGCGGAGCCCCGAACACCCCGAGGGCACGTCCTTCAACCCGAACCAGATCAAGGACGTCAAGGCGGCCGACCCCGGCTCCAGGGTGAACCTGGTCGAGGCGCCCTCGGCGAACAGCAGCGGAGACGCGCGGTTGTCGTACGCCCTGGAGGTGCCGAAAGGCCGCGCGGACCTGGAGCCGAAGCTGGCCGTCACTTACAACTCGTCGGGGGCGAACGGGTGGCTCGGCGTCGGGTGGGACCTCGCCACCCCGATGGTCACGGTCGACACGCGGTGGGGCGTGCCGCGCTACGACGCCGGCCTGGAGACAGAGACCTACCTGCTGGGCGGCGAGCAGCTGACCCCGGTGGCGCACCGGAGCGCCTTGCGGACGCGCACCGCGGAGAAGGTGTTCCACACCCGCGTGGAAGGCCGTTTCGAACGGATCGTGCGCCACGGCGACAGCCCCACGAACTACTGGTGGGAGGTCACCGACAAGCAGGGTGTCCGCACGGTCTTCGGCGGCACGGCTGACAGCACCCTGATCGACGGCGCGGGCCGAGTCGCCACATGGGCGGCGCGGGAGATCCGCGACGGCAACGACAACATCATGCGCTACCGGTACGCCAAGGTGGCTGACGGCGGCACGGCGGGCGCCGCGGTGCCGGGGAGCGACCTCTACCCGCAGAAGATCACCTACACCGGTCGCGGCGACACCGACGGCAGGTACTCGGTGACGTTCATCCGGGACCGTGAGCGCGGCGAGCCCCGCCGGCCGGACGTGCGGATCGACGCCCGGTACGGGTTCAAGAAGGTCACCGCCGACCTGCTGCGGCGCGTCGAGGTCAAGCTGGACGACCAGCTGATCCGCGCCTACGAGCTGAACTACCGGACCGGCGCGTTCTCCAAGACGCTGCTGCAGTCGGTGTCTCAGTTCGGTGAGGAAAACCAGCTGTTCAACACCCACACGTTCGACTACTTCGACGACGTGCGTGACCAGTCGGGCAACTACAACGCCTTCGCCGACGCCAAGGGCTGGGCGGTGCCGGATGACGACCTCGGGGTGAACATCCGCGAAGGCGAGGCCAGCGCGATCTCGGCGAACACGTCGGCCGGCTTCGGCGCGCACCTGTTCGCCGGCTACAACGTGCAGGGGCTTCCGGCCAAGGAGGGTTCCGTCGGGTTGAAGGTCGGGTTCAGCGCGGGCCAGTCCGACGGCCTGTCGACGCTGACCGATGTGAACGGCGACAACCTGCCCGACAAGGTGTTCCGCAAGAACAACGACGTGTTCTACCGGCCCAATCTGGCCACGCCGGGTGGTGAGCCGAAGTTCGGCGACACGCCGATCAAGCTCACCGACCTTCCGGGGATCTCGACCGAGCGGACGCTGTCCGGCACCATCGGCGTCGAGTCATACGTCCTCACCACCTCGGCCCAGCTGGACTTCGTGGGTACCACAACGACCTCGGACCGGTTCTTCAGCGACGTCAACGGCGACGGCATAGCCGACCTGGTGAACAACGGCGGCGTGCTGTTCGGCTACCTGGACGCCCACGGGCAGCCCGCCTACAGCGCGGACTCCACTCGCACCCCGGCGCCGATCGGGGGCGGCTCGGTGACCGGCGAGATCGTCGGTGATCAGACCGCGCAGTTCAACCAGCAGGTGGACAACTCTCCGCTGCTGGACTCGGTGCGCCGCTGGGTCGCGCCCTTCGACGGCAACGTCCGCGTGGACGGCCGCGTGCAGCTGACCCAGGACCCCTCCCCGGCGCGGGCGGCCTACACCAAGGCCGACGGCGTGCGGGTCACCATCCAGCACAAGGACACCGAACTCTGGGCGCAGCGGATCGGCCCCGATGACCACAGCGAGTTCGCCCCGGGCAATGTGGCGTCCGTTCCGGTGAAGAAGGGCGACGCGCTCTACTTCCGCACGCAGTCCGTCCTGGACGGCAAGTACGACACCGTGGCGTGGGACCCGGCGATCACCTACACCAACCTGCCGGCCGGCACGGACGCGAACGGGCTGGCGAACACCGTGTTCCGCGCGTCGACCGACTTCACCTTCGGCGGCAGGCCGTCCCTGGTGACCGTACCGGTGAACGGCACGCTGCGGCTGACCGGTGACGTGGTCAAGTCCAAGACGACCTCGGACGATGTGACCGTCGTGATCGAGAAGGGCAACGGCGTTCACGCCCCCGCGGAGGTGTTCCGAAAGGTTCTGCCCGCCGCGTCGACCGGCACCACCGCGATCGACCTGAACATTCCGGTCAGCATGTTCGAGAAGATGTCCTGGAAGCTGAAGACCGACTCCCCGATCGACGCCTCGGCGGTGAGCTGGGCGCCGAAGGCGTACTACACGGCCGCGCAGGGGGTCGAGTCGGTCGTCGACGCCGCGGGCGATCCCACGATGGTGATCACCCCGCCGTACGACCAGACCATGTACCCGGCGGACACCCTCACCGCGCCGCAGCAGTCCTACAAGGCGACCAAGACCGGCCAGCTCAAGGTACGGCCGAAGGTGTCCCTCAACTTCAGCCTCCTCGGTGACTCCAAGATCGCGTTGACGGTGAAGAAGCGCGGCGGGCAGCTGCTCGGCAAACGGATCTTCCAGGCCAAGGACACCTTCTTCGGCGGCCCGAACCTGGATCTGACCGTGCCGGTCACCTCCGGCGACGAGCTCTACATCGACTACTCCACGACCGAGACCGCGCTGCTCGCCACGCTCGTCGAGCAGTCCGCTTCGGTCACCTACGACGTGACATCGAGCTGGCCGGCCTTCACCCCGGCGCCCAGCGCCATGCACGGTTCCGTCGGCCAGGGCGCCTTCGCCCAGCCCTACCGCGGCTGGGGCGTGATCGGCTACCAGGGCAACCGAGACCGCGCCACCCAACCGCTCAAGCAGGCCGAACTCACGCTGGACCAGAGCTTCAAGGACGCACTTCCCAAGGAGCCCAAGGAAACGGACGTCCCGGGGTTCACCGCGAATCCCCGGCTCACCATGCCCAGGCTCGCGGTGTTCGCCCCCGTGCCGGCCAAAGGCGGCTGGGCCGCTCAGGACGACTCCTCCTGGATCACCGCCGCGATGGCGACGAGTTCCCGCCTCGGCGCGGACACCATCGACATCGTCACCGACGCCGACGTGGCGGGCGACCGGACGGCGATGCGCCGCGGTGTCACCGGCCAGGTCTCGGCAACCCTCGCGGCGGGCCCGTTCGGCGGCACCGTGGTCGGCGGGATCACCGCGGGTTCGGTCGACTACCTCGACCTCAACGGCGACGGCTACCCCGACGTTGTGGGCGCCAAGGAGATCCAGTTCACCGACATGACCGGCGCGCTCGGCGCCACGCGCGGCACCCTCGGCGGCAACGTGCGCGAGGCGGACAACGTCTCGGGCAACGTCTCGCTCTCCGCGGGCAGCGAGACCGCCACCATCGCCAGCGCTCTGGGCATGGCCGCACCCGACGCGGGCACCAGCGCCAACACCGCAACCACCGGCTCGGTCCAACCCTCGCTCGGCATCGGCGGCAGCCTCGGCGGCGGCGAGTCCGACGCCCGTGTCGACCTGATCGACATCAACGGGGACGGGCTGCCGGACAAGGTGTTCGCGGGCGGCGACGCCCAGCTGAACCTCGGCTACTCCTTCGCCGCCCGCGAACCCTGGTCGGCCGGACCGATCAACGACGCGTCCACCCGCAACGTCGGCGTCAACCTCGGGTTCAACGTCGACCGCTACGGCTTCGCGGGCGGTGTCTCGGCCGAGCTCGGAACCTCGCTCACCAACGCGAGCATGATCGACGTCAACGGCGACGGCCTCACCGACCGGGTGTTCACCGACGGGGCCAACCCGATCAAGGTCTCGGTCAACACCGGCACCGGCTTCACCGCGCCCACGCCCTTCCGCGGCAGCTTCCCCGAGATCGCCGTCGACAAGAACGCCAGTCTCGGCGCGGGCGTCTACTTCACCGTCGGCCTGCCCACTCCCGTCGGCGTTTTCGTCTTCAACCCCGGCGCCAGCGTGTCCACCGGCATCAGCCGAGCCGAAACTACCCTGCGCGACGTCAACGGCGACGGCCTCGCCGATCACGTCAAGTCGACCCGCGACAACGAAATGCTGGTCGCCACCAACACAACCGGGCGCACCAACCTCCTGCGCGCGGTGTCGCGCCCCATGGGCGCGCGGATCGCCCTCGACTACGCCCGTACCGGCAACAGCCAGGCCATGCCCGAGAGTCGCTGGGTCCTGTCCCGCACCACCGTCTTCGACGGGCAGACCGGCGACGGAGCCGACGACCAGCTCACGACCTACCGCTACGAGAACGGCACGTACGACCGGTTGGAGCGCGAGTTCCGCGGCTTCGGCACGGTCGTCTCGGAGGTCCGCGATCCCGGTGCGGGCGACGCCCTCTACCGGTCGGTGAGCGACGAGTACAGGACCGACAGCGTCTATACGAAGGGCCTGCTCGCCCGCACTCTCATCAGCGACGGCGCGGGCCGACCGTTCACCGAGACCGTCAACAGCTATCAGCTCCACGACATCGCCACCGGCACCACGGCCGATCCGGCGGGCACCACGGCGTCGGTGTTCCCGCGGCTGACCCGGGTGGACAAGAAGTTCCACGAAGGTGCGCGGGCACCAGCGAAGACCACGCACACCGTGATGGCCTACGACGATTACGGCAACCTGACGGGATCGTTCGACGCCGGTGACGACGGCGTCGAGGACGACGTCCAGACCGAGTTCGAGTACACCGCGTCCGACCAGGCGTGCCGGGACCGCAACCTGGTCGGACTGGCCCGGGCCGTGTCCCAGCGCGCGACCGCGACCGACACCCCGCTCCGGCACCGCGAGGCCTCGGTGGACTGTGCGACGGGGGCGCTCCGGCAGATCAGGGAGTACGCGACCCCCACCGACATCGCGGTCACGGACCTGGCGTACCACCCGGACGGGAACCTGCGGTCGGTGACCCGTCCGGCGAACAAGTCCGGACAGCGGTACAAGCTGGAGTACGGCTACGACACCGTCGTCGGCGTGCACGTGGAGTCCGTCGTGGACAGTTTCGGGTACCGGTCAGCCTCCACGCACAACCTCAAGTACGGCCTGCCGGAACGGAGCACCGACCAGAACGACCAGCCGCTGTCGATGACGTACGACGGCTTCGGCCGGCCGGCCTCGGTCACCGGCCCGTACGAGGCGGGCAGTGGCAAGATCACCATCGACTTCGAGTACCACCCCGAGGCGGCCGTCCCGTACGCGACGACGAAGAACCTGGACCGCGACGCGGGCGGCGTCCGGGCGGACACCATCGACACCGTCACGTTCAGCGATGGTCTGAAGCGGGCGCTGCAGACCAAGAAGGACGCGTCGGTCGCCGCGTCGCCGGGGACTGCGCCGCAGCAGGTGATGACGGTGTCCGGGCGGCTGAAGTTCGACTTCCTCGGCCGCACGACGGAGACGTACTATCCGGTGACCGAGCCCAAGGGCGCGGCGAACACCAAGCTCAACGCCGCGTTCGACACGGTGGCCCCGACGAAGGTCTCGTTCGACGTGCTGGACCGGCCGGTCAGGACGGTGCGTCCGGACGGGGCCAGCACGACCAACGGGTACGGATTCGGGCTGGACCGGGCCGGTACGACGCGTTTCGAGAACACGGTGACCGATGCCAACGGCAAGCAGCGCCGCATCTACACCGGAGTCCGGGACACGACCTCGGCGGTGAAGGAGCTCAGCGGTTCGTCGGCGGTCTGGACCAGCTACGCGAACGATCCGCTGGGACGGGTCACGGCCGTCACCGACGACAAGGACAACGTCACACGCGCCGCATACGACGGCCTGGGGCGGCGCACGGTGTTCGACAACCCGGACGCGGGCCGGACCGAGACGCGCTACGACCTGGCCGGCAACGTCACGGCGAAGATCACCGCGAACCTGCGGGCCGCCGGCCGGAGCATCGAGTACGACTACGACTACGACCGGGTGAAGGCCGTCCGCTACCCGAGCTTCCCGGCCAACAACGTCACCTACTCCTACGGCGCCCCGGGCGCGGCGGACAACGCCGCGTCGCGGATCACCGAGGTCCGGGACGCGGCCGGGACGACCACCCGCGGCTACGGGCCGCTGGGCGAGCTGACCAGGGAGACGCGCACGATCACCGCCACCGGCGGGGCACCGCGCACCTACACGACCGCGTGGCGCTACGACACGTTCAACCGCGTGCTGCAGCTGACCTACCCCGACGGCGAGGTTCTCACCTACGGCTACGACTCCGGTGGCCAGGTCACGCGGGCGACCGGGGTCAAGGCCGGGAGCGACTACACCTACTTGGAACGGCTGGACTACGACAAATTCGGTCAGAAGACCCTCCAGGAGACCGGCAACGGGGTACGCACGACCTACGCGTACAACGCCGAGGACCGCAGGCTCGCATCGCTCAAGTCAGCCGCACCCTCCGGAACGACGTTCCAGGACCTGGACTACACCTACGACCACGTCGGCAACGTCACCGCGCTGGCGAACTCCGCGCCGCGCAGCGCACTGATCGGCGGCCCGAGCTCCCAGACGTACGGCTACGACGACCTGAACCGGCTGACGTCGGCGTCCGGGCAGTACACGGACAAGAACAACCAGGTCAACAAGTACACCCTGGCGCTGGGCTACGACTCCCTCCACAACATGACGAGCAAGTCCCAGCGCCACGAGATCACCGGCGGCGTCGCGGCCTTCCCGGCCGGCGCCCAGTCCCCCGGGCCGATCGAGCCGATCGACGACCCGGCGAACGCGGCCGAGGTGCAGGACAGGACGAGCTACGACTACGCCTACACATACGGCGGCGCAAAGCCGCACGCACCGAGCCGGGTCGGCCCGATCACCCAGGCCTACGACGCCAACGGCAACCTCACCGCCACGGGGAACACCGCCGCGGCGGACATGCACAGGCAGTACGTATGGGACGAGGAGAACCGCCTCGCCTGCAACCAGGACACCACGGCCGCGACAGTCGAGCAGGGTCCCGCGGGCTGCGCGGACGCCACCGTGTCCTACGTGTACGACGCGGCGGGCGAGCGCGTGGTCAAGAACGGCGAAAGCCTGGCGCTGTACCCCAACCAGAACTACAGCGAGCGTGACGGCACCGGGTACAAACACGTCTTCATCGGCGAGAGCCGCCTGACGACCAAGACCGTCGCGGGCGGAGTCGAGAACGACCGGTCGTTCTACCACACCGACCACCTGGGGTCGTCCGGGTACGTCACGGACAACACGGGCGCGGTGACCGAGCACCTGGAGTACTTCGCGTCCGGAGAGACCTGGGTGGAGGAACGCACCGGGCAGGCGGACACGCCGTACCAGTACACCGGCAAGGAACTCGACAGCGAGACGGGCCTCAGCTACCACGGCGCCCGCTACTACAACCCGCGAACCCAATTGTGGGCCAGCGCCGACCCGGCCCTGCCGGAGTACCTCGACACCAAGCTTGCGGGCGGAATCTCCGAACCCCGCAACCTCGCCGCCTACACCTACGCGCACAACAACCCCGTCAAGCTGGTCGACCCCACCGGCCGGGCTCCCGAGCCCTTCAACGAGATCGCGGCCTTCATGGCCCGGGAGATGTCCGTCAACTCCCGCTCCGGCCCTGTGCAGAGGATGGCCGAGCTCAACAGGCCCCAGGGCGTGACGAGGTGGGTCAAGCCGAACTGGTACGCCGACAAGGCGGCGGCGATGGCCGCCTGGAAGGAGTACGTCAAGACCAAGGGCCCGTGGGACCACAAAGAGAAGATCATGGGCATGAACCGCGGCAAGGAAAACGACTCGGCCAACATTCCCGGCACCGTTCTGTGGATACGGGACGACTTCTGGTCCAACGTGCACTACGGCTACGTGGGCACGGCGGCCGGATTCAGTCCCGAGGTGTTGCTGGGGGCGGCGAGCGCCGTCGACGTGAAGGAGAATCAGCCCGTCTTCTCGGGCGACCCCACCTCGATCATGTTCGGTATCCGCCTCTATCAGGCATACGGCGAACAGGGCCTGACGGTCGAGAACCTCACCAAGGAGATCGTGAACCACCTCTCGGAACTCCAGAAGGCAAAGCTGGTAGAGATCGGACCGAGAGACAAGTAG